The segment TCATGAGTGATATCATCAGTCATGTCTCCACATGGACAGCCATAGCAGACGAAGATATCGAAAAGGGGGAAAACGTATATCTTCAGATGAGAGGCGGCTTACTTTATGTGAGTAAAACAACCGAGACCGGAGCAACAGGGATAACCATATCAGCCGCTGAAAAAGGCGATGATGTGGGTGTCACCAACCTTTTGGGCATGATCGATCTTGAGAATGCCAGCATTACAGTCTGCAAGGTGCCGCGCAGTGAACGTGGAGGTTCACGCAATGTTGACCTTGAAAGACTGCAGAAACTTGCCAGTTCTAAATCATATATAGCAGCCATAGGCGTAGAATCCCTTGTTGCTATGAAAAAGGTAGACATAACACCAGACGTCATGTACGGCGCAAAAGAATCAGTCGTCGAAGCAGCTTTCCATGGACTATCATCTCTTGTACTTGCAATCGATGAAGAGGTCCCACAGATCATGAGCAGGCTGGAAATGGAAAACCTTGAATACGAACTTGTAGACCTTACACTGCAATGAGATGACAATCAGTGTGAGCAAAATTAGGTCCAAATATGAAGATCATTGCTGTTTCTGATACACACCTTAAAGGAGGAATCATCCCTCCTACGTTCAAGAGCCTCATTGATGATTGCGATATAGTACTTCATGCAGGCGATTTTACAACGATGGAGTGTTACCAGGCCTTTGCGTCCACAGGTAAGCTAAAAGCAGTACACGGAAATTCTGATGATAGTGAACTAAAGAAACTGTTGCCTGAGAAGCTCGTGTTTGACGTTGATGGTGTGAAATTCGGACTCGTCCATGAAGGAGCACTATCTATTATGGATACAACCCCACTGCGTTACCTGGCACTCGAAATGGGAGTTGATGTCCTCGTATTTGGACATATACACAGACCACTTATCGAACAGAGTGATGTGATACTTATATGCCCGGGCTCTCCCACAAGCCCACGTATGTCTGACCCATCTGTTGTGGAGATCACTATTGACAATGGTAATGTCTCTGCGAACATAATAGAGATAGAAGGGCATTCATGCGGATATATTGATTTTTCCCGCAAGCTTAAGGATGAAAACTGAAAAGAATTAAAGGATGCGGTTTACACATCCGCACCATTAATTGTTTCTATTTTGAACATAGTACCCGTATCAAGAAGACTTAAGTGTACTTTGTCACCGAATCCAAGGATCTCGTCAAGATCAACGCTGTTACCCCAGTCATAGACATAATCGTATGCACCCTGGATCGGTTTGAAACCCATTGACATCAATCTTTTGTTTACTTCTGAAGGACTGGCACCATCGCTACTGAACCATATCAACAGGTATGTCTTCATGTTATCACCCAATTATAAGAACGATAACCGGATTTATCATTTTTGTGGTTAAAAAAATAGCTACTGCACACATAATGTGCAGTATACAGACCATGAACTTTCAGATCGTTTCCTTCAGTGATACCAAGGCCTCTTTTACCATCGAGGAATACTTTACAGCATCCGTATCGTAGTGCTCCTTTGCCTTGACTACATTCGGATCCATACTGTCAAGTTCCCTGATACGTTCGAGAGTCCTTCTCGCAGTGTCTGCAACCCAGAGGTCACGCGTTGCACCATCAACCAATGAAATGGATTCAGGCCTGACGGATGTCAGGACAGTACCCTCCGCTGTTGCATAGGTACTTGGCTTTCCTACTATCGCAATAAAGGCAGGTGTCTCACATTCTGAAAGGAACTGCGCTGCCTCGGGCTGATACTGCCCTGCATATATCATAAAAGAACCAGTTGGGTCTGATACCCGACCTCTCCAGTATTCTGAATCAGTCCCTATATCCTCTTTTTCTATCAGAGTACCCACGATGAAAAGGCGATTGACCTTTGCACCGGTAGGAGTTAAAAGATACTGTGGAGAGTACTGGTCATCCCCGTCCTTGAACGTCAGACTGGATTCCCTTAGCTCCTGTGCAAAGATACGACGTGAAACTTCCCTTACATATCCGGCCATTTACAACACCTCCGCCTCTGAAATAAGTTCATCAATCGTTTCCGGATTCAGCTCCGCCTGATCTTCAATAGAATCAACAAGGATGTAACGATCCATCTTGGAACCTGTAACAGTGAAATACCTGCCCAGAAGCTTAAGTCTCATCTGGTCAAGGACAACGCCCTGGTCAAGAGCATCTGCTGCCATGGAGATCGCCTCATCGAGAGTCATGCCGGACAATTGTTCCGCAAGGTCTCTCTTCAGAATTGCTTCCTGTGCAATATTGCCGTCATCAATAACTGCCTTGATACGAAGGTCATAGACACCATCCACCTTTCCATGCTCCATGCATGCTCCTTTGGTCAGCGCCCTGTTGCACTCAGGACAACGTTTTATGAGACCGGATCCTGACTGAACATCCACCATCACACCACTGAAAGTAAGAGATGAATTTCCAACCTCAACGTCCTCATCAAGCTCCTCAATTGAACTGTTCTTGTTAAGAGTAACCTCGAACCTGTCATTCCATTCCTGTGCGACCACATTATTTAAAAGATAACTTTTTCCCTCTTCAAAGTCAGGGAGATCAGCACTTGTCCATTTAATGAATTTGATAGTACCAGTAGCGTCACCTATCAGACCTACCTGGGATATTGATTCATGAGTATTGTCCCAGAGCTGTGATAATTTCACCCTCATGGAGATCCATTTCCCATCTTCTGTGATATCAGAAATGTCCACCATTGGTGCAGGCTGGCCTTCTCCCGGAGAGGACATAATATTGGAAACAACATTGATATCATCAGAGATCTCTTCAATAACAGTGTTCTTGTTTAGGGTTATCTCGAACCTTCCGTTCCACTCATTGATAACAACATTATTGAACTGGTAGCTATTGCCTTCCTGGATATCGGGGATATCATCACGTGCCCATTTGATGAACTTGATCGTTCCGGTATCATCGCCTATAAGGCCCACCTGGGAAACTGACTCATGAGAATTATCCCAGAGTTGTACGACCTTCCCCCGGACATTCACCCATTTTCCACCCTCATTTGCCTCATTGATCTTCACAAGAGGGGTTGATCCCGAGCTTGCAAAAAAGTCGTTCCGGTCAATGTTATATTCTTTCAGGAAATATGCTATGACACTTCTGCGGGCCTCGTCCAGAGGGACCTTGAACTTTGTGATAAGTTTGTCAAGCCTTTCAGTAATGTTCTCAATTGGTATATCCACACCAAGTTCCAGGAACCTGTTCTTGATATTCTCTGCTGTTTTATCCATATTAATTCCTCAAGCCTCTTGTTTGTTTTCGATTTGAGAGGCAAGTCAAAATACTCCTCATAGCTATATAAAAGTAAAGTTAGCAAGGTGAAAGTATTCACCTTACTTATCTTCCCAGCAGGTCTGCAACGATCTTTGCAGCATCCCCTTCCCCTATGACCGTAACCATATCATCGAACTCAAGCACAAGGTTCCCGTTCGCAATGAATGATTCCTCGCCCCTTCTGACCATAAGCAAAAGGCTGTCCTCAGGAAGTGACAACTCTTTGATAGCCTTGCCGGCAACCTTGGGGTTCGTTACCTTTACTTCAAGGATATCCCCACCTTCGCCAACTTCACACATGGAGAACATGTGCGGCCTTCCCACCATATTGTCAAGGAAAAGAGCAGTACTCATCGCAGGGCTCATAGCACGGATCTCAAGATCCCAGAATGCATGGAGGTTCTCCATGTTGTTTACCCTCGCAATGATCTGGTCTTCCTTGAAACCGAACTTGGTCTTGGCTATCTGGCTGACCAGAAGGTTAGTGTTGTCCTGATCAGTGCTTGCAATAACATACTTTGCATTTTCGATGCCTGCTTTCTTAAGTACGTTCACATCTTCGGCATCTCCGTGTATCACACGTATTCCGGATTTCATCAAACGCTGGCAGTTCTCTTCAGAGGATTCAATGACAATTACATTCTCTCCCCTCTTTTCGAACCTTTCAGAGAGGATCCTTCCGACCTCTCCACCACCTACTACAAGAATTTCCATAGGGATCACTCCTAAAAATCTAGCCACATATTTTGACAGGAAACCTGTCATGAACACAGTAATAATTACAGTAAGGAAGACCAGACCG is part of the Methanococcoides methylutens MM1 genome and harbors:
- a CDS encoding winged helix-turn-helix transcriptional regulator, with the protein product MIDILQSKSGITKFQILTEVAAHQPNVRQKEIAEKIGVTPQAVSEYIKELTAEGFIYSDGRVRYRITKKGVEWVLENAADMKRYANFVMSDIISHVSTWTAIADEDIEKGENVYLQMRGGLLYVSKTTETGATGITISAAEKGDDVGVTNLLGMIDLENASITVCKVPRSERGGSRNVDLERLQKLASSKSYIAAIGVESLVAMKKVDITPDVMYGAKESVVEAAFHGLSSLVLAIDEEVPQIMSRLEMENLEYELVDLTLQ
- a CDS encoding metallophosphoesterase, whose product is MKIIAVSDTHLKGGIIPPTFKSLIDDCDIVLHAGDFTTMECYQAFASTGKLKAVHGNSDDSELKKLLPEKLVFDVDGVKFGLVHEGALSIMDTTPLRYLALEMGVDVLVFGHIHRPLIEQSDVILICPGSPTSPRMSDPSVVEITIDNGNVSANIIEIEGHSCGYIDFSRKLKDEN
- a CDS encoding RPA family protein, with the protein product MAGYVREVSRRIFAQELRESSLTFKDGDDQYSPQYLLTPTGAKVNRLFIVGTLIEKEDIGTDSEYWRGRVSDPTGSFMIYAGQYQPEAAQFLSECETPAFIAIVGKPSTYATAEGTVLTSVRPESISLVDGATRDLWVADTARRTLERIRELDSMDPNVVKAKEHYDTDAVKYSSMVKEALVSLKETI
- a CDS encoding replication protein A, whose amino-acid sequence is MDKTAENIKNRFLELGVDIPIENITERLDKLITKFKVPLDEARRSVIAYFLKEYNIDRNDFFASSGSTPLVKINEANEGGKWVNVRGKVVQLWDNSHESVSQVGLIGDDTGTIKFIKWARDDIPDIQEGNSYQFNNVVINEWNGRFEITLNKNTVIEEISDDINVVSNIMSSPGEGQPAPMVDISDITEDGKWISMRVKLSQLWDNTHESISQVGLIGDATGTIKFIKWTSADLPDFEEGKSYLLNNVVAQEWNDRFEVTLNKNSSIEELDEDVEVGNSSLTFSGVMVDVQSGSGLIKRCPECNRALTKGACMEHGKVDGVYDLRIKAVIDDGNIAQEAILKRDLAEQLSGMTLDEAISMAADALDQGVVLDQMRLKLLGRYFTVTGSKMDRYILVDSIEDQAELNPETIDELISEAEVL